The genomic segment TCAGGAGGTAGTCACACCTTTAAATTAACCTGAACAGTTTCtaaaaacaatacacacaaacacttgccACTCTTGTTGGACAGACATAAATCTTGATCTCATAGCCAGAGGCTTAGCttgcaatttcacaaacattaatttttatctttttttgttgttaatattAGCCAAGTTAGCAGCACATAAACAGTAGGCTGTGTAGCCACCTCTGTGGTTAAATTAAACAGGAGACTTTTGATTTCATGGAGAGCTGCAATGTGGAATGGGGCATCTGTACTAAGCGATAAATGAGAACTTGTACAGTGGGCCTGATGAGCGGAAAAGCTTCTGGTAGGATGGCTAAATGAGATTTAGCGCTTCATGAGACATTAGTAAAGGATTCACTACAGACTTTGTGGAATCATCTTCCTTACCACTCAAGAGCCTCTCTGCTTTTCCTGCAGTATTATGACCACTCGGCCACAGGCAGGTGTTTCAATATTGACTCAGTGACTATGTTCTGATGTCAGTCAGGCCTCTGCCATTGTTCTGTACAAGAGCACATTTCAACGGGCAGGGAAATGGAAGAAGTCCGGGTGCCAGTGTTGTATTTGGATGGAGCCAGACATTTATCTAATCTGACAAGGAAGAGCAAGGGTGTGAGGAGGGGACCATGAGGTTGTTTGTGTACTTGGAGCATCTGGGTCCAACATTGGGTCAATAGTGAGAAAAAAGGGATGGGCACTGCTAGCATTTACCCTTCACCCAAGGGGACTGGACAGTGAAAACAAACTGAGAAACGTAATGGCTCACTTTATGGGAGAGGGCTGGAGTTTGAGGAATAGACATACAAGATGGGGTTCTTGTGAAAATGTCTCCATCTTTCTATTTCTGTCTTTTGAAAGCAGTGGGCTTGAATGGCCATGGCAAAGCTGACCCAGTGTCATTTCTTTTAGTTCTATTTTTCCATGTATTATGAGCATGGACTTCAGAAACAAAAATGACAGTTGGTGTAAAACATAAGGTGAAGGATATGCAGACGCATGCAAACCAACCTTTTAGCGCATGCTTGTGATCGTCACTGACGCACTCATACTCTCACATACCCTATTATGGATGAGTTATGCTCTGCTGTGAGGAAATAGACTATCAGTACATATAGTTCATGGCTTAGGCAGGGGAGGGAAGGAAATGCCAGAGATAACTGTTGGAGGCTGAATTACAAAAACAGTACTGAGAGAAACACAGGCGGCTTGAGACCAACTTGGAGAGTTGTAGCTATGATTTATATATTCCCAATCTGGCTCAAAAAGCACTTGTTAATGAACTCATGTTTTTCATTAGGATATCTGAGCGGGAAAAACATAAAATTCTGGAGAGTAATAGATGCAAGGACTGAAGATACAAATTCCAGATCTACAATGCACCATCTGAACTATATTTCAGACTCCtctattgtgttttttgggtgcaggtttttcgagttgttagtgtgtgtttgggaagtCCTCCGGACACTATCTGTTGGGAGTACAGGGACAAGGAGAAGACCTTCCACCGCATAGGGCCTTTGACCCCTAGGGAATTTTACATACAGCATGTCAAGCCTCTGTATAACCTTCAGGACAAGGTACAACCCTGAACAAGCTCCATTAAACATccttccacattttgttactaTCAGTAGTGTGAATTATTGGCTGTGATACCCCTTCTATTCTTTTCAGGTGTGCCTTGTGAATGACCCCAGGCCTCAGAATCCCTTTGGGAAGTTGTACAGCGTGGAATACTTGGGAAACATGGTGGCCGGACGCCGCACACGTTATAATAATCAACCCATTGAGCTCCTGAAGAGAGCTGCTGCTGATTCAATCAAGGAAGGAGAGGTACTGTGCATTCTCTCAATAACCTGTACTGCAACTGAGTATTGCTCCTGATTCAGATGATTCTTGGGATGAATAGTCAAACATTTATTATAACTTTACTTAGTTTAGGGAAATTGATAAGGAAAATCAAATGGCTATTTGATGATCCTGGCTTTAAACCAAGCAAAAATACCTGGACATTAGAGTGGGACCGCTGCACGATAAGACACACGTATAAACTGCCAAAAACACTGCCAGTGTTAACTATTAGACACCAACAGTATTTACTCCATGAGAATTTGTCCCCAGGTTAAATCTAATTGATGACCTCaggtttaaagcaaaataattgtGTTCTCTTTTGATTTCTGGCAGGCTGTGTGGTTTGGCTGTGATGTAGGAAAGCATTTCCATGGCAAACTGGGCATCAATGacatgaatgtgtgagtgtcaTCAGTATTCCTGTTTATGAATGTGAGAAATGAGTGTGactgtgagaaagtgtgtgtggtaTGACATCATAGGCTTATAAAAATTTCAAGTTACAGCTTCCTGAGGTGactagtgttttgttttgtatttcgGTACATAGGTTTAACCACGAGCTGGTGTTCGGTGTATCAGTAAAGAACCTAAATAAGGCGGAGCGGCTGATCTTTGGCGATTCCCTGATGACCCATGCCATGGTGCTTACTGCAGTTACTGAAAAGGTATTGAACATACAAGGAACAACTTGAAGGGACTTCAGACAAAATTGACAACATGGCAAGGGAATGGAATACCGGCTTTAATGCCCAGGTGGTGACCAAGGTAGCATTATTCCTGTAccctataatatatataaatgacacaaaataagAGACGCTACAAAATTACAGCACGATGAAATGGGGTGACTAGTAAAATGGAGTAATGCTACCCGGTGGGATAAAACCCTGCATATTTTAGTTAAGAGCCCTTtgctcctctctctgtctctctctgtccccctctctctctctctatctctttccctctctctctcgcatgcTCTCACTCGCTTTCTGTCTTCTTCAGCATTTCCTTTCTATCCACTCTGTTTACCATTCTTTTAATCTCCAGTACTTGAAATTACTGTCAATTTCCCCTATAAATGACGACAGCTGTTTCCAGAGtttccactctctctcactaatAGCTGGGTAAGGGTTGTGTTCCACAATTGCGCTCACAAAGGAGGCAAGTTTTGCTCTGGAAAAGCCTAAAGGAAAGAGTACTGTGAACCAGAGGGGCCTTATGCTCCAAGGTCCAGCATGAGCTAAGGGAGTTTTTGACAGTGAAATATATGATCCTCATAATGCTGTTCTTGCTAATAAATTGCTAATGTAGAACTAGAGCCAGGATAGTCACACAGCCCTTGGGACATTTTTGGTTACTTTATGATGTTCATTAACAACATTATACAATACAATCTACaatttcagtgttttctgaGATTGCTTGTGCATTACTGGGACATTTGATCTAATTCGTATGTGTTGAATAATTTCTTGGATATAATTATTAGTAGAGTTCATACTTTTTAACATGAACTTGATTAAATATTGtagggtaatttttttttgttgttgttttttaaccctcctctctttctctctttttaggAAGAGAAGCAGGGATGCTACAAGAAGTGGAGAGTGGAGAATTCATGGGGTGATGATCGTGGGAATAAGGGTAAGGTTTCTCAGAGTGTAGTTAGTAAGCCTCGCACGCTACTCTGTATTATATACTCTgaagatatttttatttccagATGGGCTAATTTAATTTGCAAAAGGATTACATCCCAGAgctctcttccttttctttttttatgagttCATAATTGACTCTTGGCCGAGGAAATCTGTCTCATATGTGATTTATGTTTGATCCTGGAGCCATGACTCACTCTTCCAAGACACTCACTAGATTGTTGCCCTTGTACCCCTATTGTAGAACTCTAAGCACAATGTTAGTTTCTGTAACTTTCATGCCTCCATGAGTatcaaaaagtatatatttttgccATTACGTActgcacatatacattatagtacTATatctaaaaagtaaaaaaaaaaaaaataacaaagtgTTATCTTAGTGGTACAGTTTACTTATATTTGTATACTATTGATATTTTGCTGTACTGGCTAAATTAGATTTTCTAtacattttgtgcatgtttttgaCCCCAGGTTACCCTCCATTTAGTCATATTGTCCCAATCATTATTTATTGAAAAGAATTGCAGTGTTCAAAATAATTAGTCACATTCTAATTACATGTGGGATTTTTTCAtacaaaaaaattcaatcaTACTTGCATATAGGactattttgtattaaaaaacaaaaccaaaaaaatgcatatgcattcacactcactttctcttaATTTAATAAGCCCTGCATTCTTGCCCAGATTATGAAAGTTTTTTTATAGCTCAGTCATGCTTTGCAGATCTTTTGCCTTCAGACTCAATCATCATCTGTTTAAAAGTTCAAAGTTTGCTGAACCTTCATAGAATAATCTTCCATTATACTATAAACTCCTATGAATGCTGAAAATTTCTCCAGTTTAAAGTGCAGTAATGAGGTATTTCAAATGAATCATGGCTGTACATGAGTACATTTCCATTTGAATAAATCATGCCATTTTTGTGGCTTTGAAGCAATATTTGCTTGACAGAAGGGAGACATtgttcaagtcaagtcaagtggttTTGTTGGCCttgggagagagaaaaatgtaTGCTTGAGGTTAGATGGTCAGCGGCCCTCAAATTTGTCCTAACAGTCATTCCCCTCCAGAGATTAGACTGTAATGAGATATACTAAAGAGGgagaatggaggaaaaaaaaacacatccatcattgattattttagctttttgtgcttttagGTGTTAAGCCAAATACGAAAAGCGGGAATATTGCTGACAGATTTTGACAATGTTTATAGTGCTATAAAGAGCTCAGTGGTAGTTGCAGAGGCTTCTACATTTTTTCCTTATTAATGGGGAATgatgaatatatatttaagtgttCTTTCATTCCAGGTCATGGCCCATATGAACCATGTTATAgctttgtgtaatattactacAATATGTGCCGTTCAACAAAAGAGAAGAAACTGCAAGCCAGTTTGTGTGATCAACTTGCACATTTTGCTAGTTCCTGACAGATTTAGATAGGCTACTTAAGCAGATCTGTTATCCATTCCTCTGCAGTCATGCAGGAAAGATGGAAAGCAAGGTGGAATAGAGTGTAGCAGTGTGGAATAGAAATACACAGACATCCAGAGTGGCTGAAAACAGAACGCACACACAGAAATTAGGGAATTGTTTCCAACATCTACACGAGTTCTGTGTGATTAGTCACGTAAAATAAAAACGCACGTCTACTGCGTGGCAAGAACAGTTTCTCAGGGTGAAGTGTTTGTGTATGCGTGCGTGGCTGAAATGCTGCTGCTTTCTAATTCATCAGCATCAAGTGCCACCTCCTATTTTTGTCAAACTTCAAcactttgataataataataatctgaagtTAACGCCTACTGTACATCATTACATGCTTGTGTGAATATGTCTAAGTGCTGTCTGGTGGCTTATCAGATAAGGGGAAGGGAAGATGTGTGAAAAGAAGTGTGGTAGATTGCGGATTTCTGAGGGAGAGGCTCCTTCCCTCTCAGCAAAACAATTGGGAAGGTGCTGATTGAGAGAAAAGGGATCACTGAGCTTTTGAACAGAACAACCACTTTTAACATTTGGCAACAAAAATGCAGTTCcttgaaaataatcagcttgtGTGTGAATCCCACagaattttgtaaatattaaaatttttaaggGACCAGACgtaattggacaattggctGCTTGGTTGTACCATTGCCAGATGTATCATTGTGTTAAGCTCTGCCAGATGTATCATTGTGTTAatcctcttattattatatcacttggcagataaaaggtctagagTTGAATTCAAGTGTGGCATTTGCATTTGGGATCTGTAATTATCgatatgaagtccaaagagctgTGACTTCAAGTGAAGAAAGCCATCATTAGTCtgaaaaatcaaatcaaacccATCAGAGGtctgaaaaatcaaaacaaacacatcagAGGGATAGCAAAAACAGTAGGTATTTGtcacattcttaaaaagaaaataatacactggtgagctcaggaacaccagAAAGCCCAGAAGGTCACAAACGGTTGGTGGATGACTGAATTCATTCCCTTGTGAAGAAAATCGACTTCACAACAGATTAAGAACACCCTTCAGAAGGCGTATCTGtgtcaacaatcaagagaagaccTCACCAGAGTAAACACAGAGGATTTACCACAACATTGGTAAACAAAAGTGGAAGATCAGattggagtttgccaaaaacaaAGCCCATGCAATTCTGGAAGAACATCCTGTGGACATATGAGACAGTGATCAAcatgtaccagaatgatgggaagagaaatttatggagaaggaaaggaactgctcatgatcTGAAGCATGTCGCCTCATCGTATGCCATGGGCATGTATGGGTGCCAATGGAACTGGCgcccttgtatttattgatgatataCCTGCCGACaaaagtagcaggatgaattctagAATGTATAGGGTTATAGTTTCTCCTTAGTTTCGCATATAAAAAGTGCTGCACTTCCTACACTATTCACCCAATTTGGGTGTGAAtatacatttactcattatttcatttcatcttcTATATAATGTGTTAGATAGCTACAATACCATGTCCAACTGTTTATGGACTGTACATACAACATCAAAACATGTTCATATTTTTATGATGATATGCTCAAATGGCATAGAGATTCTTTAATTAAAGTGTGCTTTTGAATAGGGATGTGTTATCGAGAAATACTGAGAGTCCATGGCTTTACTATAATCAGTATGTGGATCTGGGACAAGCCACTGAATTGATCACAAATCACTTGCAAGATAGGGGTAGTTAGCATGGCTATAGATGAATGCACACCAAGTGTTTACAGGAAACTATCCATGTTTGGAAAGGTATCTGAACGACTTTTGGGTGAGCTCAATCCTGTGAATACTGAAGGTCAGGGAAGATGGAATCTTAATCTGAGACAGTACTTCTAAAAGACACACTCCTGTATTCATGTACATTCATAGGATCTCCCCCAGCATTCCAAGGCTGCAAAGCACTCCATGACAAAAGCACTCCATGCCCAGTTAGTATTGGAACTTTTTTgctgcaataaataatattatcatttaaaaactgtattttgtgtttactcaggttgactttgttttatcttagattgtgtttgcttgtatttttctcatttgtaagtcgctttggataaaagtgtctgctaagtgaataaatgtaaatgtaaatgtgttttaatttctgaaacaatttagtatgagatatacacaaaaacagaagtaaaaaaacTTGTGCcttaatgcataaatattatattaaaaaaagcctttgcacgactacagtttgccaatgagcatataggcaaagaccagaccttttggaataatgtgctctggacaaatGAATCAAAGATAAAGCTGTTTGGCCGACATCAGACATGTTTgacgcagaccaaagacagctattcaggagaagcacctcataccaactgtgaagcatggtggtagaaatgttatggtttggggttgcttcactgtctcagtgactggacagcttgcattcattgattcagctgagttctgcatcatatcaaagaatgcttgaagataatgtgagaccatctgtccgaaagttgaagttgaaccgaaagtggacctttcaacaggataatgatcctaagcacactagcaaatccaccaaggaatgactcaaaaagaagaaatggagggttatggaatggcctagtcaaagcccagatttgaatcccaaaatgaaatattgtgggggatttgaaacaggcagtacatgcaagaaaacacccaaacatcttgcaactgaaagaatatttcatggaagagtggtcaaaaattccagcaggcATGGTGgataattatgcaaaatgctgacaagaagttatttctgctaaaggggcaaTACTACCTTcggaggccaagggtgtacttactttttccaaagaggaatatcacatctatctatatttctgttgaataaatgatttaaaaataaatcatttgtttaagtatatcagcttcattaataggcactgtttcaaagaggatcctatgtttgcttgtccaaatatgccaaaaaagccaaccatttccatggggtgtatttattttttcacatgactgtacattttaatgaaagaatCTCCAGCTGTAGTGGACACTTAAGAACTCCACCTGCTATAACTTGCTTGGTCTGCTTTAAATTGTGTGCACATTAGAGCATAGCACAAATTAGCGAAATTGTGGTCAAGATTTTATTAACCGAGAACTCAAAATACGACATTGAGGCCATGAAATGCACACACTTGCAGTTTAGTATCTTATACCAAGATCTTTGCACCATTGCTTTAACCAGAagcatgttttatttgtgtgtagATTTATTAAGTCCACTTTTTAATACACAGGTGTAGCAAGAAGTCTACAGGTTTATGGATGTTATTAAAACCTGAGCATGCTGTTTTCAATCCCCTagtctcctcttctctctctctctctctgtctctctctcactctctctctctttctctctctctctctctctgttattctctctctctctctctctcactctctctctctctcattctctctctctcttgtttgctCTCTCTACTTTTTCTGTATCTGTACCTAATCCTAGCTTTGTATTTTTTCTCCAGGTTATCTGATCATGACGGACGAGTGGTTTTCAGAATACGTCTATGAAGTGGTGGTGGATAAGAGGTTTGTCTCCTCTGAGGTGCTGGAGGTCTTGCAGCAGGATCCGGTTATTCTCCCTGCCTGGGATCCAATGGGAGCACTGGCATAATAATGGATACTGAGCATGTCCAATCTGACCTCAGCCAGGTCTTTTTGACTCCACCTTTCTTGATGGTTTTTCCAAAAGAGCCTGttctagattaaaaaaataataataaaatacttttttttcctttttattactGGACGTCATTTGTTATCTCATTTCATTGGAATAATCCTTCTCATTAAAGCCAGATGTAGCAATGTGATGAATTGGATAATGCTCCAATGATGAAACAATCACTGCTAATTAATATGGAACAGCGTATAAAAGTAAGGCATATGTACCTGGGTTGGTGGATTGAGCATCTTTCCATAAAACATTCAGTGGAAAGCTGTAAATCATTAATTCGGACCTGTTTTAAAGTTTACAACGAAGCCTTCTGGCATAAATGTGTACTGCAGAACAATAGAAGCCATCTACCATCTACAAGAGTATAATCATGatgatttgtattatttttgttttgctgcatgtgtTAGGGATGATCAGACTAAAGGGTGAAGGAGTAGTCTGGCGCAGAAAGGAAATTCTGCTGTGAAGG from the Ictalurus furcatus strain D&B chromosome 17, Billie_1.0, whole genome shotgun sequence genome contains:
- the blmh gene encoding bleomycin hydrolase, which gives rise to MDPGLSGEKVSGFIKRLRSEPRYLLAQNVSTCIDPLEVCLHRQTVQDTVHIFQHAIPAEGKPVTNQKNSGRCWIFSCLNVMRLPFMKKYNIEEFEFSQSYLFFWDKVERCYYFLHSCVETAQRNEPVDGRLVQFLLSNPTNDGGQWDMLVNLIEKYGVIPKKCFPESHSSEASRRMNDVLNHKLREYCLRLRNMVASNATKAELTEAMDTMIEEVFRVVSVCLGSPPDTICWEYRDKEKTFHRIGPLTPREFYIQHVKPLYNLQDKVCLVNDPRPQNPFGKLYSVEYLGNMVAGRRTRYNNQPIELLKRAAADSIKEGEAVWFGCDVGKHFHGKLGINDMNVFNHELVFGVSVKNLNKAERLIFGDSLMTHAMVLTAVTEKEEKQGCYKKWRVENSWGDDRGNKGYLIMTDEWFSEYVYEVVVDKRFVSSEVLEVLQQDPVILPAWDPMGALA